In the Streptomyces sp. 3214.6 genome, TTCAGCCGCAGCCTGGAGCCGCGGACCGGGTCGAAGGTGAGCGCCGTCGGCGCGTCCGAGGCGGTGGCCCAGTCCACGGCCGCGCCGGTGACGGGCACGTACCGCTCGCCGTCCCAGACCTCGGCCTCGATCGACGCGGGCAGGCTGTGCGTGGCGTCCACGGTGAAGGACACCTCCGCCCGGTCGAAGTCCCTGGTGCGCCCGTAGTCGACCGACACCCAGTCCTTCGGCCGGGCCCCGCTGAAGGCGGGCAGCAGGGCGGTGGCGGCCTTGGCGAAGGCGTTGGACCAGCCGGTGGCCGGGTCGCCGTCCAGCAGCGCGGCGGGCAGGGTGTCCGGTCGGCCGGAGTAACTGGCGTCCGCGTACGGGTAGGTCACGGGCTCCGGGTACTCGGGGGCGATGGCCGCGGCCGGGGTGGTCGCCGCCGAGCGGGCGTGTGTGGTGCGCACGGTGGCCGTGCCCCTGCGCAGGCCGTCCACGCGGGCGGTCACCTTCAGGGCGCCCGCCTCGTTGCCGGAGCGCACGATGGCGAGGGCCTTGCCTTGGAAGGCGGTGCGGGTGCTGGCCTGATAGCGCTCGGCGCTCTCCTGCCGCCCGTTGTCGAGTCCGGCGAGGGAACCGCCGGTCACCTGGAAGGAGATGAGATGCTCGGCGTCGGGTACGACGGTCCCCCGCGCGTCGACCACGTCGGCGGTGACGAAGACCAGGGAACGGCCGTCCGCCGGAAGGGATGTACGGTCCGCGGTGAGCCGTACGGCGTGCGGGGCGCCGGCCGTGCGCAGCACATCGGTGGCGACCGTCCTGCCGCCCCGGCGGGCCACGGCCTTCAACTCGCCCGGCGCGTAGGGCACCTTCCACGTCAGGTGCAGCTTGCCCGCGCTGTCGTTCGGGCTGGTGTAACTGCCAGGGTAGGGGCCGGTGGTGAAGGTCTTGTCGTCGCCGGGGGCCTCGGTGGTCTCCAGGTAGGTGCGGCCGTCGAGGGTCTTCTTCGTGTCGAACTTCCGTACGCCCAGGGACGTTCCGTTGAGGTACAGCTCCACCGTGTCGACGTTGGAGTACGCCCACACCTCGACCGTGTCGCCGGCCTCGTGGTTCCAGGTCATCGGCACCAGATGGACCATGGGCTCCTCGACCCACTGGCTGCGGAAGAGGTGGTACATGTCCTTCGGGAAGCCGGCCGTGTCGACCGCACCGAAGAAGGATGCCTTCACCGGGAAGACGTTGTACGGCGTGGGCTCGCCGATGTAGTCGATGCCGGACCACAGGAACTGACCCATGAACCACTTCCGGTCGCGGTCCTTCTTGTGCCCGTACTCGCCGCTCATGGTCCAGGAGGCGAGGTTGTTGTCGTAGGAGGAGGTGGCCCGCTTGCCGGGGGTGTGGTTCTCGCCGGTGTTGAGGTGCTCGGGCTCCTGGTAGGCGCCGCGGGTCGAGGTCTCCGAGGACGACTCGGACTCGAAGAGGAACAGGTGCGGGTAGGTGGCGTGCAGGGCGTCCACGGACTTGGCGGTGTTGTAGTTCAGGCCCAGGCCGTCCAGCTTGGCGAGCATCAGGTCGGCGGCGGAGCCCTTGGCGGGCGGGTTGCGGTACTTGTCCGAGCCGATGATGAGCGGCCGGGTGTCGTCCACCGCGCGGATCGCGGCGATGATCCGGTCCGCCATGGCGAGACCGGCGGTGGAGGTGGAGTCGGTGATCTCGTTGCCTATGGACCACAGCAGGACGGCGGGCGAGTTGCGGGCCGCGAGCACCATCTCGGTGGCGTCCCGCTCGCACCACTCGTCGAAGAACCGCCCGTAGTCGTACCGGGTCTTGCCCGTCTTCCAGCAGTCGAAGGCCTCCACCAGCATCACGATGCCCAGTTCCTCGCAGACCCGGATCATCTCCGGGGAGGGCGGGTT is a window encoding:
- a CDS encoding glycoside hydrolase family 2 TIM barrel-domain containing protein, yielding MTVTRRSVLLASTAAPAAGALLGPPAQAAEAAARASGRRAVALRDGWRFALVNPGGITDPTGQYADAAAPGYDDSAWREVAVPHDWSIEQTPTTQNGTTSGTGFFPGGLGWYRLAFTLPAAQAGKRISVEFDGVYMDSSVYCNGAEVGHHPYGYTGFAFDLTGLLHTDGVTENVLAVKVQNRLPSSRWYSGSGIYREARLVVTEPVHVARWGTYVTTPEVTGERAVVRVETSVVNASGTGADVEVVSRILAPNGRTVARTSSTVAVADRATGIHELTVADPQRWDFKTPHRYTLETELRVAGERTDTYRTPFGIRTFRFDPDEGFHLNGTYSKIKGVDLHHDLGALGAAVSVDAIRRQMTIMKSMGVNAFRTSHNPPSPEMIRVCEELGIVMLVEAFDCWKTGKTRYDYGRFFDEWCERDATEMVLAARNSPAVLLWSIGNEITDSTSTAGLAMADRIIAAIRAVDDTRPLIIGSDKYRNPPAKGSAADLMLAKLDGLGLNYNTAKSVDALHATYPHLFLFESESSSETSTRGAYQEPEHLNTGENHTPGKRATSSYDNNLASWTMSGEYGHKKDRDRKWFMGQFLWSGIDYIGEPTPYNVFPVKASFFGAVDTAGFPKDMYHLFRSQWVEEPMVHLVPMTWNHEAGDTVEVWAYSNVDTVELYLNGTSLGVRKFDTKKTLDGRTYLETTEAPGDDKTFTTGPYPGSYTSPNDSAGKLHLTWKVPYAPGELKAVARRGGRTVATDVLRTAGAPHAVRLTADRTSLPADGRSLVFVTADVVDARGTVVPDAEHLISFQVTGGSLAGLDNGRQESAERYQASTRTAFQGKALAIVRSGNEAGALKVTARVDGLRRGTATVRTTHARSAATTPAAAIAPEYPEPVTYPYADASYSGRPDTLPAALLDGDPATGWSNAFAKAATALLPAFSGARPKDWVSVDYGRTRDFDRAEVSFTVDATHSLPASIEAEVWDGERYVPVTGAAVDWATASDAPTALTFDPVRGSRLRLKLTSGAPGTVQGAVRISRLEA